TACAACCGCAGGGAGTGTAGACGACGGAAAAAGTACACTCATAGGGCGGCTATTATATGATTCAAAATCCATATTCCAAGACCAATTAAGCGCCGTAGAGTCTAGCTCTCGCAAAAAAGGTTTGGAGCAAATAGACTTTTCGTTATTGACCGACGGGCTGAAAGACGAGCGCGAGCAAGGAATCACCATTGATGTGGCGTATCGCTATTTTTCTACGCCTAAAAGAAAATTCATCATCGCAGACACGCCAGGGCACATTCAGTACACCAGAAATATGGTTACGGGTGCATCTACTGCCAATCTTGCCATAATTTTGGTTGATGCCAGAAATGGTGTAATTGAACAGACCAAACGCCACTCTTATATTGCCTCTTTGTTGCAAATTCCGCACTTGGTGGTGTGTGTGAACAAAATGGATTTGGTGGATTATAGCGAAGAAGCCTTTAATAAAGTCATTGCACAATACGATGATTTTTCGTCTAAAATGACGATAAAAGATGTACACTATATTCCGATTTCTGCTTTGCATGGAGACAATGTGGTAGACAAATCAGACAAAATGCCTTGGTATCAAGGGCGCACTTTGCTCGATACGCTAGAAACCATACACATCGCAAGCGACCAAAACTTTATCGATATGCGTTTCCCAGTGCAAACCGTGATTCGTCCGCACAGCGATGCCTTTCATGATTTTAGAGGCTATGCAGGGCAAGTAGCCAGCGGAATCCTCCACGTGGGCGATGAGGTAGAGGTGCTCCCCTCAGGCTTCACCTCCAAGGTTAAAACAATACACACGCACGATGGCGATTTGCAAGAAGCCTTCCCGCCGATGTCCGTAGCCCTCACCCTTGAAGATGATATAGATGTGAGCCGTGGCGATATGATTGTAAAGAAAAACAACCAGCCCCAAAGCACCCAAGACATAGATGCCGTGCTATGCTGGTTCAACCAAAAACCTGCACACCCACGTGGGAAATATTATTTAAAACACACAACCAACGAGGTGAAAGCCATGATTAAAGAAGTGCTTTACAAAGTAGATGTCAATACCCTGAACCGCGATGAAACGGATAAGCAATTAACGATGAATGACATTGCACGCGTCAAAATCCGAACCACCAAGCCCCTCTTCATCGATAAATATCGCGATAACCGCATCACGGGAAGCCTGATTTTAATCGATGAAAGCACCAACGAGACTGTTGCGGCAGGAATGATATGCTAAAAAATATTTTAAAACATAATCGCATGAAACAACTACGATTACAATTAAGTCTATTAATGACTTTGGCTGTAGGATTTGCATTTGCCCAAAAAAGTGGCGGAATGTGGATTCCCAACGAGCTGAACGAGCCGGAGATGAAGGAAATGGGAATGAAGATAAGCGCCAAAGATATCTTTAACCCCAAGGCCCCAAGTATCAAAGATGCGGTGGCGCACTTTAATGGGGGGTGCACCTCGGAGGTGATTTCGCCTCAGGGGCTTTTGCTCACTAATCACCACTGTGGATACGGACAAATCCAAGCGCACTCAAGCGTAGAGCACGATTATTTAAAAGATGGCTTTTGGGCGCAGGATTATGCTAGTGAGTTGCCTAATGCGGGGCTCACGGCGACTTTTATTGTCGATATCAAAGATGTAACGCCGCAGATTGAGGAGGCGCTAGCCGTGAAAACGAGCGCAGCGCAGTTGGAGCTTTTGAAGGCAAACGCCATCAATAAGCTTGAAAGTGAGTACCCGCGTGAGGCGTGGCAGGAGGTGATGGTGAAGCCTTTTTATAAGGGAAATAAGTATTACCTCTTCGTAACGGAGACTTTTAAAGATGTGCGCCTTGTGGGAGCGCCGCCGAGTAGCATCGGGAAATTTGGTAGCGATACGGATAACTGGGTGTGGCCAAGGCATACGGGGGATTTTTCGATTTTTAGAATCTATGCGGATAAGAATAACCGCCCTGCGGAGTATTCCAAGGATAATGTGCCGTACAAGCCTAAGCATTTTTTACCTATAAATATTAAAGGTATAAAGGAGGGCGACTTTACTTTTGTCTTCGGCTTCCCAGGGACTACGGATGAGTACCTGCCTGCCTCGTCCATCGAGCAGGTAGTTAATCTACTAAACCCCGCTAAAATCAAAGTGCGCGAGAATGCCTTGAAGATTATGGATAAGTATATGAAAGCCGACCCTAAAACGAAAATCCAATACGCCGCAACCTATGCCAGCATTGCCAATTATTGGAAAAAAATGATAGGCGAGTCCCAAGGGATTCAAAAATCAAATGCCGTGGCGCATAAAAAGGCTTACGAAAAGAAATTGCAAGAGAAGATTGAACAAAAATGTAAACGAAGCAAGAACAAACCTTGCGATGAATACCCTACTCTGCTCGCCGATTTGGGCAAATTAAATCAAGAAATAGCGGAGTGTAATCTAGTATCGGATATGTTTTCGGAGGCCATTTATAGAAACTCGCAGCTCCTGAGAATGGCACTCACGGCTAATAATCTTTTAATGAATGCAGATGAGGTGTATTACCATAAAGTAACTCAAAACTTCAAAGGGATTTACAAAAACTTCAATCCACAAGTAGAAGAAGAAGTGGCTTTAAAAATGTGGGCGCTCTACCACGAGGGCGTGCCCGCAAGCTATGCGCCAGAGCGCCTTGCCATCACGGCGCAGGATATTGAAAACTCTATTCTATTCAAGCTAGGTAAAGAGGGAACCGCCCTGCTAGATGACCAAGCTCAATTCCTAAACGAATTGAAAAAAGATGCCTTGGTGAAAAAAGTGGGCGAGCTTACGCAGATTTATTACACCCTAGCCTCAGCACCCCGCCAAGCAATTCAGCAAAAAATCGATGAGAAGATGAAGGCCTATATGGGCGCTCAATTGGAGCTGATGCAAGATGAGAAAAGATTCTTCCCAGATGCCAATTCCACCCTACGCGTTACCTATGGCAAAGTGCAGGGCTATGAGCCGCGCGATGCCGTGGAGTACAAGCCGCAGACTTATTTAAAAGGCGTGATGGAAAAATATGTGCCAGGGGATTATGAATTTGATGTATCGCACAAGTTGATAGATTTATTTGAGAAAAAAGACTATGGCATCTATGGGGAAAATGGTAAAATGCCAGTGAATTTCATTGCCACTAATCACACCACGGGAGGCAACTCAGGCAGCCCCGCACTAGATGCTCACGGGAATTTAATCGGCCTAAACTTTGACCGCGTTTGGGAGGGCACTATGAGCGATTTGTATTACGACCCCGCTATCTGCCGAAACATTATGGTGGATATGCGCTATGTACTTTTTGTGATTGATAAATATGCAGGAGCTAAGCGCCTCATTAAAGAGATGAAAATTGTGAAATAATCTAATTTTATAGAAAAAACAACCAAGGGAATTGTGCTTTTTAGTGCAATTCCCTTTTTAAATTTAGTTAAATTGAAAAGTAAAGATGTTAAATGGATTTAAAATAAAATGTCATTGTACTTAAATGCTTAAATTATAATATTATAGCTTTATTGGCTGTGGTATCCTATTGTTTTTGAGAAAATGATAGTGATTTAATGGTATTTGTGTGATATTTTTAAAGAAAAATAATTTTTTATGTGTTTTTAGATAAAGGAATGTAAGTTTTAAACTGTTAAAAACTTCGTTTTCCATTGAAACTTTTCTACTTTTGTGCGCTAATAAACACTATTAAATTTATATATGAGGAGTAAAAACTTATGGATTTTTATTTTTTCATTGTTCTTATGCAGTTACGCATTTGCGCAAGAAAAAGTGATTACGGGAAAAGTGGTAGATGCCAGTGGTTATCCTTTGGCAGATGCCTATGTTTATGTAGAAGGAGCCGATAAAGGTGTGTACACAGATGGTGAGGGGAATTATGAAATCCCTGCAAAAGTGGGCGATAAGCTTAAATTTGAGTTTATCGGCTTTGATACGGTAACGAAAACGATTACCGATAAATCAAAGAAGGTAGATGTAAAGATGTCCTCTGGTGATAAAGATGTTAAGCTCGCCGATGTCGTTACAACAGGTATCACCACCACAGATAAGCGCTTATTTACCGGAGCCTCAGATAAGCTCAATGCCGAAGAGGTGAAATTGGCAGGGGTGCCAGATGTGAGTAGAGGGCTAGAAGGGCGTTCCGCAGGGGTGTCCGTTCAGAATGTCTCTGGTTCATTTGGTTCGGCGCCTAAGATTAGAGTGCGTGGAGCCACTTCCATTTATGGTAGCTCTAAGCCACTTTGGGTGGTAGATGGGGTGATTTTGGAAAACGCCGTAGATGTAGATGCTGATGACCTATCTTCTGGAGACCCTAAAACATTGATAAGCTCTGCCGTAGCGGGCTTAAACCCAGATGATATTGAGAGCTTTCAGATATTAAAAGATGGTTCCGCTACCTCAATCTACGGAGCGAGAGCGATGGCAGGGGTGATTGTAATCACTACCAAGAAAGGCCGCGCAGGCGTGAGCACATTTAGCTACACCGGAGAGTTTACCAATCGCTTGATTCCTAGCTATGGAAACTTTAATATTATGAACTCTCAGGAGCAAATGAGCGTTTACCAAGAAATGGATAGAGCGGGCTGGCTGAATTTTTCAGATTTATCAGGCGCTAGAACAACGGGCGTTTATGGTAAAATGTATCAAGATTTGTATAAATTCGACCCTGTAACGGGGAAATTTGTCCTTAGAAATGATGAGGCTTCAAAACTTCAATATTTAAGAGAGGCCGAGCGAAGAAATACTAACTGGTTTAAGCAATTGTTTAATAATAATTTAGTGCAAAATCACTCT
This Ornithobacterium rhinotracheale DNA region includes the following protein-coding sequences:
- the cysN gene encoding sulfate adenylyltransferase subunit CysN, translating into MTNNTERELLRFTTAGSVDDGKSTLIGRLLYDSKSIFQDQLSAVESSSRKKGLEQIDFSLLTDGLKDEREQGITIDVAYRYFSTPKRKFIIADTPGHIQYTRNMVTGASTANLAIILVDARNGVIEQTKRHSYIASLLQIPHLVVCVNKMDLVDYSEEAFNKVIAQYDDFSSKMTIKDVHYIPISALHGDNVVDKSDKMPWYQGRTLLDTLETIHIASDQNFIDMRFPVQTVIRPHSDAFHDFRGYAGQVASGILHVGDEVEVLPSGFTSKVKTIHTHDGDLQEAFPPMSVALTLEDDIDVSRGDMIVKKNNQPQSTQDIDAVLCWFNQKPAHPRGKYYLKHTTNEVKAMIKEVLYKVDVNTLNRDETDKQLTMNDIARVKIRTTKPLFIDKYRDNRITGSLILIDESTNETVAAGMIC
- a CDS encoding S46 family peptidase: MTLAVGFAFAQKSGGMWIPNELNEPEMKEMGMKISAKDIFNPKAPSIKDAVAHFNGGCTSEVISPQGLLLTNHHCGYGQIQAHSSVEHDYLKDGFWAQDYASELPNAGLTATFIVDIKDVTPQIEEALAVKTSAAQLELLKANAINKLESEYPREAWQEVMVKPFYKGNKYYLFVTETFKDVRLVGAPPSSIGKFGSDTDNWVWPRHTGDFSIFRIYADKNNRPAEYSKDNVPYKPKHFLPINIKGIKEGDFTFVFGFPGTTDEYLPASSIEQVVNLLNPAKIKVRENALKIMDKYMKADPKTKIQYAATYASIANYWKKMIGESQGIQKSNAVAHKKAYEKKLQEKIEQKCKRSKNKPCDEYPTLLADLGKLNQEIAECNLVSDMFSEAIYRNSQLLRMALTANNLLMNADEVYYHKVTQNFKGIYKNFNPQVEEEVALKMWALYHEGVPASYAPERLAITAQDIENSILFKLGKEGTALLDDQAQFLNELKKDALVKKVGELTQIYYTLASAPRQAIQQKIDEKMKAYMGAQLELMQDEKRFFPDANSTLRVTYGKVQGYEPRDAVEYKPQTYLKGVMEKYVPGDYEFDVSHKLIDLFEKKDYGIYGENGKMPVNFIATNHTTGGNSGSPALDAHGNLIGLNFDRVWEGTMSDLYYDPAICRNIMVDMRYVLFVIDKYAGAKRLIKEMKIVK